A section of the Saccopteryx leptura isolate mSacLep1 chromosome 4, mSacLep1_pri_phased_curated, whole genome shotgun sequence genome encodes:
- the TRIM72 gene encoding tripartite motif-containing protein 72, which produces MSAAPGLLRQELSCPLCLQLFDAPVTAECGHSFCRACLGRAAGEPAADGTAPCPCCQAPTRPQALSTNLQLARLVEGLAQVPQGHCEEHLDPLSIYCEQDRALVCGVCASLGSHRGHRLLPAAEAHARLKAQLPQQTAQLQEACARKEKSVAVLERQLKEVEETVRQFQGAVGEQLGTMRAFLAALEGSLDREAQRVRGEAEAALRRELGSLNSYLEQLRQMEKVMEEVAEKAQTEFLMKYCLVTSRLQKILAETPPPARLDIQLPVISDDFKFQVWRKMFRALMPAMKELTFDPSTAHPSLVLSPCGRRVECSEQKAPPAGEDPRQFDKAVAVVAHQLLSAGEHYWEVEVGDKPRWALGVIAASASRRGRLHPVPSQGLWLLGLREGKTLEAHVEAKEPRALRCPERRPARIGIYLSFGDGVLSFYDASDPDALQLLFSFHERLPGPVYPFFDVCWHDKGKNAQPLLLVGPGAEEA; this is translated from the exons ATGTCGGCTGCGCCCGGCCTCCTGCGCCAGGAGCTGTCCTGCCCGCTGTGTTTGCAGCTGTTCGATGCGCCCGTGACCGCCGAGTGCGGCCACAGCTTCTGCCGCGCCTGCCTGGGCCGCGCGGCCGGAGAGCCGGCTGCGGACGGCACCGCGCCCTGCCCATGCTGCCAGGCCCCCACGCGGCCGCAGGCGCTCAGCACCAACCTGCAGCTGGCGCGCCTGGTGGAGGGGCTGGCCCAGGTGCCGCAGGGCCACTGCGAGGAGCACCTGGACCCGCTCAGCATTTACTGCGAGCAGGACCGCGCGCTCGTGTGCGGCGTGTGCGCCTCGCTGGGCTCGCACCGCGGCCACCGCCTGCTGCCCGCTGCCGAAGCCCACGCGCGCCTCAAG GCGCAGCTCCCGCAGCAGACGGCGCAGCTGCAGGAGGCATGCGCGCGCAAGGAGAAGAGTGTGGCGGTGCTGGAGCGCCAGCTGAAGGAGGTGGAG GAGACGGTGCGTCAGTTCCAGGGGGCCGTGGGGGAGCAGCTGGGCACGATGCGGGCGTTCCTGGCCGCGCTGGAGGGCTCCTTGGACCGAGAGGCACAGCGCGTGCGGGGTGAGGCAGAGGCCGCCTTGCGGCGCGAGCTGGGGAGCCTGAACTCCTACCTGGAGCAGCTGCGCCAGATggagaaggtgatggaggaggtGGCGGAGAAGGCGCAGACGGAGTTTCTCATG aaATACTGCCTGGTGACCAGCAG gctGCAGAAGATCCTGGCGGAGACACCACCACCTGCCCGCCTGGACATCCAGCTGCCTGTCATTTCAGATGACTTCAAATTCCAGGTGTGGAGGAAGATGTTCCGGGCTCTGATGCCAG CGATGAAGGAGCTGACGTTCGACCCGAGCACGGCCCACCCGAGTCTGGTGCTGTCTCCCTGCGGCCGCCGCGTGGAGTGCTCGGAGCAGAAGGCGCCGCCCGCGGGCGAGGACCCGCGCCAGTTCGACAAGGCCGTGGCGGTGGTGGCGCACCAGCTGCTCTCCGCGGGCGAGCActactgggaggtggaggtgggcgaCAAGCCGCGCTGGGCGCTGGGCGTGATTGCCGCCTCGGCCAGCCGCCGCGGCCGCCTGCACCCCGTGCCCTCGCAGGGCCTGTGGCTGCTGGGGCTGCGTGAAGGCAAGACCCTGGAGGCGCACGTGGAAGCCAAGGAGCCGCGCGCACTGCGCTGCCCGGAGAGGCGGCCGGCGCGCATCGGGATCTACCTGAGCTTCGGCGACGGCGTCCTCTCCTTCTACGACGCCAGCGACCCCGATGCGCTGCAGCTGCTCTTCTCCTTCCACGAGCGCCTCCCCGGGCCGGTGTACCCCTTCTTCGACGTGTGCTGGCACGACAAGGGCAAGAACGCGCAGCCGCTGCTGCTGGTGGGGCCCGGGGCCGAGGAGGCCTGA
- the PYDC1 gene encoding pyrin domain-containing protein 1, with translation MGKKRDAILDALESLNPDELKKFKMKLGSTSLREGFRNIPRGALGALDAVDLTDKLVTFYREDYGAQLTADILSEMGMQDEAERLREAQ, from the exons ATGGGGAAGAAGCGCGATGCCATCCTGGACGCGCTGGAGAGCCTTAACCCCGACGAGCTCAAGAAGTTCAAGATGAAACTGGGAAGCACGTCGCTGCGCGAGGGTTTTCGGAACATCCCGCGGGGGGCGCTGGGGGCACTTGATGCCGTGGACCTCACGGACAAGCTGGTCACCTTCTACCGCGAGGACTACGGCGCCCAGCTCACTGCAGACATTTTGAGTGAAATGGGCATGCAGGACGAGGCTGAACGGCTTCGGGAGGCCCA ATAA